A section of the Cutibacterium granulosum genome encodes:
- the def gene encoding peptide deformylase, whose translation MKKHTPTDDPRWEDLFTGGSLRRVTRWGEPVLHARTEPVTDFDTDLHDLIRDMFTTMDAADGVGLAATQVGLGIALFVYVCPDDDNVMHHGAVCNPVVTLPEGRDRRLVSSEEGCLSWPGGFSPLARPDHATCEGQDPWGNPLTVTGTGFFARCLQHETDHCNGIVFGDRLSKRSRRKLDEQHEGRAHLYPDDWPIHPKG comes from the coding sequence ATGAAGAAGCACACCCCGACTGACGATCCCCGTTGGGAAGATCTGTTCACCGGTGGTTCCCTGCGCCGGGTGACGAGGTGGGGCGAGCCCGTCCTACATGCCCGGACCGAACCGGTCACCGACTTCGACACCGACCTGCACGACCTCATCCGTGACATGTTCACCACGATGGATGCTGCCGACGGTGTGGGGCTCGCAGCCACCCAGGTTGGCCTGGGAATTGCGCTGTTCGTGTACGTCTGCCCCGACGACGACAATGTCATGCACCACGGAGCCGTCTGCAACCCCGTCGTCACGCTGCCCGAGGGCAGGGATCGTCGCCTCGTCTCCTCCGAGGAGGGGTGCCTGTCGTGGCCCGGCGGTTTCAGCCCGTTGGCACGTCCCGACCATGCCACCTGCGAGGGGCAGGATCCGTGGGGCAATCCGCTCACGGTCACCGGCACCGGATTCTTCGCGCGGTGTCTGCAGCACGAGACCGATCACTGCAATGGCATCGTCTTCGGGGATCGCCTCTCCAAGCGTTCGCGTCGCAAGCTTGACGAGCAGCACGAGGGACGAGCCCACCTCTACCCCGACGACTGGCCGATCCATCCCAAGGGTTGA
- a CDS encoding lactonase family protein, with translation MSTTPVLASSANTRAPEGSGATTPGGLTTWLVTNEGDEPAATPTVQQTGWVELGDASWVSPMGNHLAVLGEHDHHLWVMSPSLRIVSECDLGGGQPCHCAIDPTGRLLAVAHYESGEVSMVQVDQWGADPQIIARTHVEGNGPVAGRQDSAHPHHILWLDRTHFAVTDLGADAVRFLRLSGLGLEQIGELAAPAGLGPCHALLTRDRSKQILTVSGELSASVQSWSRRASEDAWSRGWRLVDQTPSSSDATAMPSAIVPGPESQLLVANRGVGTCGVLSGPLGHHKLIDEFPLGGVQPRDVTSDGDQLWVAEQADGAVLCLHRSSEGWRQRLRLDLPGASRVLIGPTLG, from the coding sequence ATGTCGACCACTCCGGTACTCGCCAGTTCTGCCAACACCCGCGCCCCAGAAGGATCTGGAGCAACGACACCAGGTGGCCTGACCACCTGGCTCGTCACGAACGAGGGGGACGAGCCTGCCGCCACACCAACCGTGCAGCAGACCGGCTGGGTCGAGTTGGGCGATGCCAGCTGGGTGAGTCCGATGGGCAACCATCTGGCGGTGCTCGGAGAACACGACCACCACCTCTGGGTGATGAGCCCAAGCCTGAGGATCGTTAGTGAGTGCGATCTTGGCGGTGGACAGCCGTGTCACTGTGCCATCGATCCCACCGGGCGGCTCCTGGCCGTGGCCCACTACGAGTCCGGTGAGGTCAGCATGGTGCAGGTCGACCAGTGGGGAGCCGATCCGCAGATCATCGCCCGTACCCATGTCGAGGGAAATGGACCGGTTGCAGGACGGCAGGACTCGGCACATCCGCACCACATCCTGTGGCTGGACCGCACGCATTTTGCCGTCACCGATCTGGGAGCTGATGCGGTGCGGTTCCTCAGGCTGTCGGGTCTGGGGCTGGAACAGATCGGTGAACTTGCTGCTCCCGCTGGCCTGGGGCCATGTCACGCCCTGCTCACCCGGGATCGTTCCAAACAGATCCTCACGGTCTCCGGTGAATTGTCGGCCTCGGTGCAGAGCTGGTCCCGACGAGCCAGTGAGGACGCCTGGTCACGGGGTTGGCGTCTGGTGGACCAGACGCCGAGTTCGTCAGATGCGACTGCCATGCCCTCGGCAATCGTTCCGGGCCCCGAAAGCCAACTGTTGGTGGCCAATCGAGGTGTCGGAACGTGTGGCGTGCTGTCGGGACCACTGGGCCACCACAAGCTCATCGATGAGTTCCCGCTGGGCGGCGTCCAGCCACGTGACGTCACCAGCGACGGAGACCAACTGTGGGTTGCCGAACAGGCTGACGGAGCTGTGCTGTGCCTGCACAGATCCAGCGAGGGGTGGAGGCAACGACTGCGGCTCGATCTTCCGGGAGCGAGCAGGGTCCTCATCGGTCCAACGCTAGGGTGA